In Geminocystis sp. NIES-3708, a single window of DNA contains:
- a CDS encoding Calx-beta domain-containing protein, which produces MTVLKVFDLDSPTNIIEQPFNSEQFSDANSLSWDIANISDTEDFISEFDAMASESFTNVNDIQENPLVIVQLGASSVRLNHAFLEVLAKDYAYRNWSDTSKNELELQNSVYNVNKIPYKVDKIWDDKNTGFFAVGLTAPNEPSILAIKGSANSLDFLDDTNPRGVGFNQFNSNKDSVADWLNAKSQVITTTPYITGHSLGGALSQWIASYSTSINRFPLAEVVTFNAPGISPSVNIDGKNYGSNSFKPENVKNGVTHYVTATDVVSLAGLNYINGDFQLFQYTVRPGFIIGPHTNPLLASSIGSKQKPSDGVLRQQSFSSLNSPNFNYNSNIDHILVRIAMAYIPAVGPTIAKSLGSRAGAESLRTGAGIGINAVIKALSFINDNIFNALINGGSSAFNAISDWSIDGWKSVSLWTGDTWKKVSNWTTDAWDSTKNFTTDAWNKVTDIVTDIGNTTINSINFITDQTITIFKKIIPFFSLQTFSDELLGNGEANTTFNDNSKVEVSIRISQPSDQVISLEYNTADNTAIEGKDYVASSGILTFLPGETEKQIPVELLNFDTWQDGKTFDIQLGNPENILLLLDDEITVTVNPNNSPLVFNSISAQEVEVNDLFVLEIPDGTFIDENISEGDDLTYTTTLPDGTNLPSWLVFDPFLLL; this is translated from the coding sequence ATGACAGTTTTAAAGGTTTTTGATTTAGATTCACCAACAAATATCATAGAGCAACCATTTAATTCTGAACAATTTTCTGATGCTAATTCTTTATCTTGGGATATTGCAAATATTTCCGATACTGAAGATTTTATTTCAGAATTTGATGCTATGGCTTCAGAATCTTTTACAAATGTTAACGATATTCAGGAAAATCCTTTAGTAATTGTTCAATTAGGAGCGTCATCAGTGAGATTAAATCATGCTTTTTTAGAGGTTTTAGCAAAAGATTACGCTTATAGAAATTGGTCAGACACATCAAAGAATGAATTAGAATTACAAAATTCTGTTTATAATGTCAACAAAATTCCCTATAAAGTTGATAAAATTTGGGATGATAAAAATACTGGATTTTTCGCCGTCGGATTAACTGCACCAAATGAGCCATCTATTTTAGCCATAAAAGGATCAGCAAACTCATTAGATTTCTTAGATGATACTAATCCCAGAGGAGTAGGATTTAACCAATTTAACTCTAATAAAGATTCTGTTGCCGATTGGCTCAACGCTAAAAGTCAAGTTATTACCACTACCCCTTATATTACAGGTCATAGTTTAGGAGGTGCATTATCTCAGTGGATTGCATCTTATTCTACCAGTATTAACAGATTTCCTTTGGCTGAAGTTGTTACTTTTAATGCTCCGGGTATCTCTCCATCTGTTAATATTGATGGAAAAAATTATGGCTCTAATTCCTTTAAACCTGAGAATGTCAAAAATGGTGTTACTCACTACGTCACAGCTACAGATGTTGTCAGTTTAGCGGGATTAAACTATATTAATGGTGATTTTCAACTATTTCAATATACAGTCAGACCGGGTTTTATTATAGGCCCTCATACTAATCCTCTCTTAGCATCATCAATTGGTAGTAAACAAAAACCTTCTGATGGAGTTTTACGGCAACAATCTTTTTCTTCCTTAAATTCTCCGAATTTTAATTATAATTCTAATATAGATCATATCCTCGTGCGCATAGCTATGGCGTATATTCCAGCAGTAGGTCCGACTATTGCTAAGAGTTTGGGTAGTCGTGCTGGTGCGGAATCTCTGCGTACTGGTGCTGGTATAGGAATTAATGCCGTTATCAAGGCACTGTCTTTTATTAATGATAACATTTTCAATGCCCTAATTAATGGTGGTAGTTCTGCTTTTAACGCTATTAGCGATTGGAGTATTGATGGGTGGAAAAGTGTATCTTTATGGACTGGGGACACTTGGAAGAAAGTTAGTAATTGGACAACAGACGCTTGGGATTCCACTAAAAATTTTACGACAGATGCGTGGAATAAGGTAACGGATATAGTGACAGATATTGGCAACACTACTATTAATTCTATTAATTTTATTACCGATCAAACAATAACCATATTTAAGAAAATAATTCCTTTTTTCTCCCTTCAAACTTTTTCTGATGAGCTATTGGGAAATGGAGAAGCAAACACAACTTTTAATGATAATTCCAAGGTAGAAGTTAGTATTCGTATCTCTCAACCTAGTGATCAAGTAATTTCTTTAGAATATAACACCGCAGATAATACGGCGATAGAAGGAAAAGATTATGTTGCTTCTAGTGGAATTCTCACTTTTTTACCCGGTGAAACAGAAAAACAAATTCCCGTGGAATTACTTAATTTTGATACATGGCAAGATGGAAAAACCTTTGATATTCAACTGGGTAATCCAGAAAATATACTTCTACTTTTGGATGATGAAATTACCGTAACTGTTAATCCTAATAATTCACCTTTAGTTTTTAATTCTATTTCGGCTCAAGAAGTAGAGGTTAATGACTTATTTGTTTTAGAAATCCCAGATGGTACATTTATCGATGAAAATATTAGTGAAGGAGATGATTTAACCTATACTACCACTTTACCTGATGGTACAAATCTCCCTTCTTGGTTGGTATTTGATCCTTTCCTTTTACTCTGA
- a CDS encoding CHAT domain-containing protein has protein sequence MVKKVSLIVAIVSIFTLLDSSFANSQEISIDGNTATIVTKNGERIVIDGNTLSRDGKNLFHSFKEFGLTNQQIATFLTNPNIQNILTRVTGGNPSYINGLIEVVGGNSNLFLMNPAGVVFGQGASLNVPADFTATTATGIGFSNGILNAIGNNDYQNLTGNPTNFIFNTQQSGSIINAGDLKVAQGNNINLFAANIINTGTIETAQGKINIQAVKGTSRVKITPEGSLLSLELDIPKDEQGNLLGFTPQDLPTLLTGANNSGVTTGNVMVENNQVQVAKSNIPNETGIVIASGKISTSSANKGGEVTVLGDKVGVIDGEISASGDLGGGKVLLGGERQGKGTIPNAQITVIDKNSTVNADANLRGNGGEVIAFASDYLGVDGQLTAKGGLISGDGGFIETSGLKSFSINTVPDVGATNGTGGEWLIDPYNINILDNSLGEVINEINEDINNVFTPNDTGASLSVGIIRDALVDGDVKIYTGDSGSEEGNITWNADANLFYRATGKTLTLKAANDIYFNGKIQPSTPLSGESLNVVFHADADNNQAGGIIIEFGSSIITNGGNVILGGGSNPLLDAAVGTNIFNPNGVFIGGEIDAGGGNINIIGQGYLGGGNASGYSGIVLSRGSLTTSGNGTITLKGTGGSNTNPISEMGENVGIVIDSGNIQSDTGNIFFEGIGGTGGNNNNGIVIGNSISTASSIITNGGSITLKGKNDAPFSPHSIRILNNPQSTVIQSGGGDINLIGEGNSTGMEINNSQIASGGGAININIPVGSVNSNSIGINNSTNIDSGDGNINISATDLRFGIGVSDSSILSGDGNIDIVLDGNIDFGSSATGIFINSSTIESNVGNLNLEVKTLDIPTSFSNAVGIFSSSLISDGAISLTGTGKTGININGSLINTYTTGTITMNGISNSNVNDGMSDGLKIINSSIFGYDGEIRLKGTATNGNGITIRSQPIDVGDGFFDSGHTEIATLKSITLEGQSDSGKGITINGNGGSIYISNSRSGEGVTIEGTGSITFIGKSEQFDAVNISSTVDPDYGGSVSIFNADTINGNLIFSGTTNTNNPDQYPAVTISGEGTNIESGNDLTITANAPIRQDNLSFLKVAGNTNLTITEGSRTNVNFTNNNLTGTVLDEVLIGGKFTLNSTGNVIQTGNGKVQVAGETVIAPSAEKLTNADNIINAETNSGSIIDDGLGNLIITQIGIVDVSEVLTNAKYNLDIDGNLTVISETGGGGLGFDAPAFTGGDAITLNGSFQGNLSITTPAPSISFQAAQLPGIIQSDLITVTGTTFLDATPEGDITLTKNNDFQNIISIGGAKNVSITDINNLSLLNLDSDINPIDINIGGNLLLKSGAITKIDSNIRAESNGEGKTITIDSVGDILTKNLNTFGSSSGGAVTLTSQQGVISTGNIESYSNVGTAGSINLESKGNIVTGNLASEGNSSLGSGNIIVSSTDGSITTETIDPSSGKSDAGDVEVNALNDITINGIDTSSYAPENGIVGDAGNITIKSQQGSISILDTIFAESINLQVEDPTKGKGGNVFISTGAGDITVTKIDAGSITNLAGTINLSTNNGSITIGDFLSSLGEIDNNINITATDSIVFDENGFYGGKVLSLKNANSNDEITIGNGNNLTILNLSSMDEFSSMIVGESFQVGKITVSEPLSIKNPLTLQASSLLIDKNILSTGNAPVTIIGSGATTTLNADITTQNSPIIIRDSVILGNNARLATNDLGSSGANIEITGTVNGTYNFSLDSGIGDIIFGDAIGNSQPLGDITANSQGVTTLKTVNANSLIMNSLGSTILNGNVTTTKDQTYNNLEIFKNTNLTSNQGSIIFQGNLNTGFNDLTLLYLTNIIFSPNSLVTSSGGNLFLQKPSNNFGINNAFSIFTGFKSITVGQNSTSGVISINQPTTINDPLILQAKNIIVNHSISANDDASLTIFGAGATTILNADILTQGNKITINDGVLLGNDVTLSTTNLSNQGADITITGTINGSKNLTLDAGNSNIFLNNAIGFIEPLNNLSITANLTNFNGGLIKTIGSQIFNTNLVLQNPTMFDSDNFSSQNITSNGFDITISAINNIQTENIVTSGNRGGNITLTSETSTIKTGIISGTGIDGNGGAVLVNTPNDIEITSIDTRSSNQTGGSVKITTAGTLKITDTIENGDFSIDSSGGISGGSININLFPEGVDNTNKLDPRLPFIVGDSSNSGTEGLITNGEFTIQVGQYFDAFQVGNISVELLEPPVEPPVEPPVEPPVEPPVEPPVEPPVEPPVEPPVEPPVEPPVEPPVEPPVEPPVEPPVEPPVEPPVEPPVEPPVEPPVEPPVEPPVEPPVEPPVEPPVEPPVEPPVEPPVEPPVEPPVEPPVEPPVEPPVEPPVEPPVEPPVEPPVEPNNPEETNNQSDSDSQKRLLVSNPDNAVIRADDISSSRINNSNETTPIYRIDQAQEILTTIEKETGEKPAFIYVNFTPKGYQPSDLEEEFARREIGNTQEYRKININKPNLKPSIELKPSQEDQLDLLIVTKKGQPLRIVVPITRQQIVESATNLWSTASDNFALNGDYKPYATELYSWLIAPIEDRLKEEKISNLLFILPSEIRFIPVAALYDGNSQEFLVEKYSSGLAPSLNLNDNRYRPIKDLSLLAMGASQFADNQINPLPGVSVEVPTIKKVWNEQATEDYQRYLNNNFTLEEIKQNLASKPFGIVHFGTHGEFNANETTNSFIQLYNSRLPLNDINSLGLNSPLVELMVLSACETAFGNNIAELGFAGLAVKAGVKTAMGSVWQVSDTGTLALMTDFYGQLKTQSTKAESLRQAQLNMLKGKIYKTEDGNEIITPELEVSLDGLPENSRQKEDFSHPFYWAPFTMIGNPW, from the coding sequence CCAGCAGATTTTACCGCTACTACCGCTACAGGTATTGGCTTTAGTAACGGAATTTTAAACGCCATTGGCAATAATGACTATCAAAATTTAACGGGTAATCCTACTAACTTTATTTTCAACACTCAACAATCAGGAAGTATTATCAACGCGGGGGATTTAAAAGTAGCACAAGGAAATAACATCAATCTTTTTGCGGCTAATATCATCAATACAGGTACAATCGAAACTGCCCAAGGGAAAATCAACATACAGGCGGTTAAAGGTACATCAAGGGTAAAAATAACTCCTGAAGGTAGTTTATTGAGCTTAGAGCTTGATATCCCGAAAGATGAGCAAGGAAATTTATTAGGCTTCACCCCTCAAGATTTACCAACTCTATTAACAGGGGCAAATAATAGTGGTGTGACAACGGGGAATGTCATGGTTGAAAATAATCAAGTACAAGTGGCTAAAAGTAATATCCCTAATGAAACGGGAATTGTCATTGCATCAGGAAAAATTAGTACTTCATCGGCAAATAAAGGGGGAGAAGTAACGGTATTAGGGGATAAAGTTGGGGTGATTGATGGTGAAATCTCTGCGAGTGGTGATTTAGGGGGCGGTAAAGTTTTATTAGGTGGTGAGCGTCAAGGAAAAGGCACAATTCCCAATGCTCAAATTACCGTTATTGATAAAAATTCTACTGTGAATGCTGATGCCAACTTAAGGGGTAATGGGGGAGAGGTTATCGCCTTTGCCAGTGATTATCTAGGAGTTGATGGTCAATTAACGGCAAAAGGTGGCTTGATTTCAGGGGATGGTGGATTTATTGAAACCAGTGGTTTAAAATCATTTTCGATCAACACAGTGCCTGATGTGGGTGCAACTAATGGCACAGGTGGAGAATGGTTAATTGATCCTTACAATATTAATATTCTCGATAATTCATTGGGAGAAGTGATTAATGAGATAAATGAAGACATAAATAATGTCTTTACACCTAATGATACGGGTGCTAGTTTATCAGTGGGTATAATTAGAGATGCTTTAGTCGATGGAGACGTCAAGATATACACAGGAGATTCTGGGAGTGAAGAGGGTAATATAACATGGAATGCAGACGCAAATTTATTTTATAGAGCTACAGGAAAAACTTTAACCTTAAAAGCGGCTAACGATATATATTTCAATGGCAAAATACAACCCTCAACTCCTTTGTCAGGAGAGTCTCTCAATGTCGTCTTTCACGCTGATGCAGATAACAATCAAGCGGGAGGAATTATTATTGAATTCGGCTCATCTATTATTACTAATGGTGGAAATGTAATTCTCGGCGGTGGTTCAAATCCTCTTCTTGATGCCGCAGTAGGCACGAATATTTTTAATCCTAATGGTGTTTTTATTGGTGGTGAAATTGATGCTGGTGGAGGAAATATTAATATCATTGGACAAGGATATTTAGGAGGGGGAAATGCTAGTGGTTATAGTGGTATTGTTTTATCAAGAGGAAGTCTCACTACCAGTGGCAATGGTACTATTACTCTAAAAGGTACTGGCGGAAGCAACACTAATCCTATCAGTGAAATGGGAGAGAATGTTGGCATTGTAATTGATTCTGGTAATATACAATCTGACACGGGAAATATTTTTTTCGAAGGGATAGGAGGAACTGGAGGAAATAACAATAATGGTATAGTGATTGGTAATTCCATATCAACAGCTAGTTCCATAATTACTAATGGTGGTTCAATTACTTTAAAAGGTAAAAATGACGCTCCATTCTCACCCCATTCTATTCGGATTCTCAATAACCCACAAAGTACCGTTATTCAGTCAGGAGGCGGTGATATTAATCTAATCGGTGAAGGAAATTCTACAGGGATGGAAATTAACAATTCCCAAATTGCTTCTGGTGGCGGAGCGATAAATATTAATATACCTGTAGGCTCCGTGAATAGCAACTCTATTGGAATAAATAATAGCACAAATATTGATTCAGGTGATGGAAATATAAACATATCCGCAACAGATTTGCGTTTTGGCATAGGTGTTTCTGATTCATCAATTCTTTCAGGTGATGGAAATATAGATATAGTATTGGATGGGAACATCGATTTTGGTAGTAGTGCAACAGGTATATTTATTAATTCTTCCACTATTGAGTCCAATGTAGGAAATCTTAATCTTGAAGTAAAAACTCTTGATATACCAACCTCTTTTAGTAATGCTGTTGGTATTTTCTCCAGTTCATTAATTTCTGATGGTGCAATTTCCCTAACAGGTACAGGAAAAACAGGTATTAATATTAACGGAAGCTTAATCAATACTTATACTACTGGGACTATTACAATGAATGGAATCAGTAATAGTAATGTTAATGATGGAATGTCTGATGGTCTTAAGATTATTAATAGTAGTATTTTTGGCTATGATGGCGAAATTCGTTTAAAAGGTACAGCTACAAATGGTAATGGTATTACGATACGATCTCAACCTATTGATGTTGGTGACGGATTCTTCGATTCAGGTCATACCGAAATTGCTACATTAAAATCTATTACTTTAGAAGGACAAAGTGACTCTGGTAAAGGCATTACTATTAACGGTAATGGCGGAAGTATTTATATCTCTAACTCTCGTAGTGGTGAAGGTGTTACCATTGAAGGTACAGGCTCAATTACTTTTATCGGTAAATCAGAACAATTTGATGCCGTTAATATCTCTAGTACTGTGGATCCAGATTACGGCGGATCTGTCTCAATCTTTAATGCTGATACAATTAATGGTAATTTAATTTTTAGTGGTACAACCAATACTAATAATCCAGATCAATATCCGGCAGTTACAATTTCTGGAGAGGGAACAAATATTGAATCTGGCAATGATTTGACCATTACCGCCAATGCACCCATTCGTCAAGATAATTTATCTTTTTTAAAGGTAGCTGGAAATACCAATTTAACTATAACCGAAGGTAGTAGAACCAATGTTAATTTTACTAATAACAATTTAACTGGCACTGTTTTAGATGAAGTTTTAATTGGTGGTAAATTCACCTTAAATTCTACAGGAAATGTTATTCAAACAGGTAATGGGAAGGTACAAGTTGCAGGAGAAACAGTCATAGCTCCTTCAGCCGAAAAACTCACAAATGCAGATAATATTATTAATGCTGAAACTAATTCTGGCAGTATCATCGATGATGGTTTAGGGAATTTAATCATTACTCAAATTGGAATTGTTGATGTATCTGAGGTTTTGACAAACGCTAAATATAATCTAGATATAGATGGCAACTTAACAGTTATCAGTGAAACAGGAGGAGGAGGTTTAGGGTTTGATGCACCAGCATTTACAGGAGGAGATGCTATTACTTTAAATGGTTCTTTTCAAGGAAATTTAAGTATCACAACTCCAGCACCTAGTATTAGTTTTCAAGCGGCTCAACTCCCCGGTATTATCCAATCTGATCTTATTACAGTTACAGGTACAACATTTTTAGATGCTACACCTGAAGGTGATATTACTTTAACCAAAAATAATGATTTTCAAAATATTATCTCTATCGGAGGTGCAAAGAATGTCAGTATCACAGATATTAATAATTTGAGTCTCTTAAATCTCGATTCAGATATTAATCCCATTGATATTAACATTGGTGGTAATTTGCTATTAAAATCAGGAGCTATTACCAAAATTGATAGTAATATTCGAGCAGAAAGTAATGGAGAAGGTAAAACTATTACTATTGATAGCGTAGGAGATATTTTGACCAAGAATTTGAATACTTTTGGTTCATCTTCAGGAGGTGCAGTTACATTAACATCTCAACAGGGTGTCATCTCAACAGGTAATATTGAATCCTATTCTAATGTTGGCACGGCAGGATCAATTAATCTTGAGTCAAAAGGAAATATAGTTACGGGAAATCTTGCCTCAGAGGGCAATAGTAGTTTAGGAAGTGGAAATATTATAGTTAGTAGCACTGATGGTTCTATTACCACAGAAACCATTGATCCAAGTAGTGGTAAAAGTGACGCTGGAGATGTTGAAGTTAATGCTCTAAATGATATTACCATCAACGGGATCGATACTTCTTCCTATGCACCTGAAAATGGAATCGTGGGGGATGCTGGAAATATTACGATTAAGAGTCAACAAGGTTCTATTTCCATTCTTGATACTATCTTCGCTGAGTCTATTAACTTACAAGTGGAAGATCCAACCAAAGGTAAAGGTGGTAATGTCTTTATTTCAACTGGGGCAGGAGATATAACAGTTACAAAAATTGATGCAGGTTCAATTACTAATTTAGCAGGAACAATTAATCTTAGTACCAATAATGGGTCTATTACTATCGGTGATTTTTTAAGTTCTTTAGGAGAAATAGATAACAACATCAATATTACCGCCACTGACAGTATTGTTTTTGACGAAAATGGCTTTTATGGTGGTAAAGTACTTTCTCTTAAAAATGCCAATAGTAACGATGAAATAACTATCGGTAATGGAAATAATTTAACTATCCTCAATTTAAGCTCGATGGATGAATTTAGCTCGATGATTGTGGGAGAAAGTTTTCAAGTTGGTAAAATTACTGTTAGTGAACCACTTTCGATCAAAAATCCTTTAACCCTTCAAGCTAGTAGTCTTCTTATCGATAAAAATATTCTATCTACAGGTAATGCCCCTGTAACTATAATCGGTTCAGGTGCAACCACAACCTTAAACGCAGATATTACCACTCAAAATAGCCCAATTATCATCAGAGATAGTGTAATCTTAGGAAATAATGCCCGTCTTGCCACTAATGATTTAGGAAGTTCAGGAGCAAATATAGAGATTACAGGTACAGTTAATGGTACATATAATTTCAGCCTCGATAGTGGCATTGGCGATATTATCTTTGGTGATGCTATTGGCAATAGTCAACCCTTAGGAGATATTACCGCTAATAGTCAAGGTGTAACAACACTTAAAACGGTTAACGCTAATAGTCTAATAATGAACAGTTTAGGTAGTACCATCTTAAATGGTAACGTTACTACCACAAAAGATCAAACTTATAATAATTTAGAAATTTTCAAAAATACAAATTTAACGAGTAATCAAGGAAGTATAATATTTCAAGGTAATCTCAATACAGGATTTAATGATTTAACGCTCCTTTACTTAACAAATATTATCTTTTCTCCCAATAGCTTAGTTACTTCTAGCGGTGGTAATTTATTTTTGCAAAAACCTAGTAACAATTTTGGAATTAATAATGCTTTCAGTATTTTTACTGGCTTTAAAAGCATTACTGTGGGACAAAATTCTACATCGGGAGTAATTTCAATTAATCAACCCACAACAATTAATGATCCTTTAATTCTTCAGGCTAAAAATATTATTGTTAATCATAGCATTAGTGCCAACGATGATGCTTCTCTAACTATCTTTGGTGCTGGGGCAACAACAATCCTTAACGCTGACATTCTTACTCAAGGCAATAAAATAACGATTAATGATGGTGTTTTGTTAGGCAATGACGTTACCCTTTCTACTACAAATTTAAGTAATCAGGGTGCTGATATTACTATTACTGGGACAATCAATGGTAGTAAGAATTTAACTTTAGATGCTGGTAATAGCAATATTTTTCTTAATAATGCTATTGGTTTTATTGAACCACTCAATAATTTATCGATCACCGCCAATCTCACTAATTTTAATGGAGGATTAATTAAGACTATTGGTAGTCAAATTTTTAATACCAATTTAGTACTTCAAAATCCAACTATGTTTGATTCTGATAATTTCTCCAGTCAAAATATTACAAGTAATGGATTTGATATAACGATTAGTGCTATCAATAACATTCAAACAGAAAATATCGTAACTTCTGGTAATCGTGGAGGTAATATTACCCTTACTTCGGAAACAAGTACGATTAAAACGGGAATAATTTCTGGAACAGGAATTGATGGTAATGGTGGTGCAGTATTAGTTAATACTCCTAATGATATTGAAATCACTAGCATTGACACTCGAAGCAGTAACCAAACAGGTGGCAGTGTTAAGATAACAACAGCAGGTACACTAAAAATAACTGATACTATCGAAAATGGTGATTTTAGTATTGATAGTAGCGGTGGTATTAGTGGTGGTTCTATTAACATTAATTTGTTTCCTGAAGGAGTAGACAATACAAACAAACTAGATCCTCGCCTACCTTTTATTGTGGGAGATTCTAGTAACAGTGGAACTGAAGGACTTATTACTAATGGAGAATTCACTATTCAAGTAGGACAATATTTTGACGCATTTCAAGTCGGAAATATTAGTGTTGAATTACTAGAACCACCTGTAGAACCACCGGTAGAGCCACCGGTAGAACCACCGGTAGAGCCTCCGGTAGAACCACCTGTAGAGCCACCGGTAGAACCACCTGTAGAGCCACCGGTAGAACCACCTGTAGAGCCACCGGTAGAACCACCGGTAGAACCACCGGTAGAGCCACCGGTAGAACCACCTGTAGAGCCACCGGTAGAACCACCGGTAGAGCCACCGGTAGAACCACCGGTAGAACCACCGGTAGAACCACCGGTAGAGCCTCCGGTAGAACCACCGGTAGAGCCTCCGGTAGAGCCTCCGGTAGAACCACCGGTAGAGCCTCCGGTAGAGCCTCCGGTAGAACCACCGGTAGAGCCTCCGGTAGAACCACCGGTAGAGCCACCGGTAGAACCACCGGTAGAGCCTCCGGTAGAACCACCGGTAGAGCCTCCGGTAGAACCACCGGTAGAGCCTAATAATCCAGAAGAAACAAATAATCAATCTGATTCAGATTCTCAGAAACGTTTATTAGTAAGTAATCCCGATAATGCAGTGATCCGAGCTGATGATATTTCTTCTTCTCGTATAAATAATTCTAATGAAACAACACCTATTTATCGCATAGATCAGGCACAAGAAATTTTAACTACTATTGAAAAAGAAACAGGGGAAAAACCAGCATTTATTTATGTTAACTTTACTCCTAAAGGGTATCAACCTTCTGATTTAGAAGAAGAATTTGCCCGTCGAGAAATAGGAAATACTCAGGAGTACAGAAAAATTAATATTAATAAACCTAATCTTAAACCTAGTATTGAGCTTAAACCATCTCAAGAAGATCAACTAGATTTGTTGATTGTCACAAAAAAAGGACAGCCTCTCAGAATTGTTGTACCAATTACTCGTCAACAAATAGTTGAGTCTGCTACTAATTTATGGTCAACAGCATCAGATAATTTTGCTTTAAACGGTGATTATAAACCTTATGCTACTGAGTTATATAGTTGGTTAATTGCACCTATTGAAGATAGATTAAAAGAAGAAAAAATCAGTAATTTATTATTTATTTTGCCCTCGGAAATTCGTTTTATTCCCGTTGCCGCCTTATATGATGGTAATAGTCAAGAGTTTTTAGTGGAAAAATATAGTAGTGGTTTAGCACCAAGTTTAAATCTGAATGATAATCGTTATCGTCCAATCAAGGATTTAAGTCTTTTAGCTATGGGAGCATCACAATTTGCTGATAATCAAATTAATCCTTTGCCCGGTGTTAGTGTGGAAGTGCCTACTATTAAAAAAGTTTGGAATGAACAGGCAACGGAAGATTATCAAAGATATTTGAATAATAACTTTACTTTAGAAGAAATTAAACAAAATTTGGCTAGTAAACCTTTTGGGATCGTGCATTTTGGCACTCATGGTGAATTTAATGCCAATGAAACTACTAATAGTTTTATTCAACTATATAATTCTCGTTTACCATTAAATGACATTAATAGTTTAGGTTTAAATAGCCCTTTAGTGGAATTAATGGTTTTAAGTGCCTGTGAAACCGCTTTTGGAAATAATATTGCAGAATTAGGATTTGCTGGTTTAGCAGTGAAAGCAGGAGTAAAAACAGCCATGGGTAGTGTTTGGCAAGTCAGTGATACTGGTACTTTAGCATTAATGACTGATTTTTATGGACAACTAAAAACTCAATCAACTAAAGCAGAATCTTTACGACAAGCACAGTTAAATATGCTTAAAGGTAAAATTTATAAAACTGAAGATGGTAATGAGATTATTACTCCTGAACTAGAAGTATCATTAGATGGGTTGCCCGAAAACTCTCGACAAAAAGAAGATTTTTCTCATCCTTTTTATTGGGCACCATTTACGATGATTGGTAATCCTTGGTAA